A part of Meleagris gallopavo isolate NT-WF06-2002-E0010 breed Aviagen turkey brand Nicholas breeding stock chromosome 28, Turkey_5.1, whole genome shotgun sequence genomic DNA contains:
- the LOC100540438 gene encoding uncharacterized protein LOC100540438 isoform X2 — protein MPYITFYCRMGSFPALLLLLVLPGSHMAGEDTQVFLQVQGESFRANCSYDVHKHSHEKKFWCKEQSEKYCPDLSLSFPSEERIGPSRALYHPAELRDSGGGWFSVIMTALRKEDSGTYQCGVWVEMKQVLLQRIQMVVSPKEPVTVFAKKGKSLFLHCSYSVTINIGELQHFIWCKMVSQITCQPVIRGNADQSIVKAGRTEMMNDFSWKMIRMWLKKLELNDSGEYRLASHVQGRNKLLRRIVLKVLGEKWNMDASPTDNSRKDQRTPYAVVVLISLLTTAALIATVTLIISYMGKKRAGKEMDFDRHPAFRKGVLQEGREKSSKMSDGDHNESTIYAAIRHQPQPKPEDVMYVNIQPSPKVFFLQEPPESSHPSGPVEYATLIFKDTTPQSEIEERITGPLKESSTKPSAY, from the exons ATGCCATACATCACTTTCTACTGCAGGATGGGAAGttttccagccctgctgctcctgctggtgcTACCAG GATCACACATGGCAGGAGAGGACACGCAAGTGTTTCTGCAAGTACAAGGAGAGTCCTTCAGAGCTAACTGCTCATATGACGTGCACAAGCACTCACATGAGAAGAAATTCTGGTGCAAGGAACAATCAGAAAAATACTGTCCAGACTTATCCTTGAGCTTCCCTTCAGAAGAAAGGATTGGTCCTAGCCGTGCACTGTACCATCCAGCTGAGCTGAGAGACTCTGGAGGCGGCTGGTTTTCTGTAATCATGACAGCACTTCGAAAAGAGGATTCTGGCACATATCAGTGTGGAGTTTGGGTTGAAATGAAGCAAGTTTTGCTGCAAAGAATACAGATGGTGGTTTCACCTAAGG aacCTGTAACAGTATTTGCCAAAAAAGGGAAATCTCTGTTCCTCCACTGCTCCTATTCTGTGACAATCAACATCGGAGaacttcagcattttatttGGTGCAAAATGGTGTCCCAAATTACTTGTCAGCCTGTTATCAGAGGTAACGCTGATCAAAGTATTGTTAAAGCAGGGAGGACTGAAATGATGAATGACTTCTCATGGAAAATGATTAGAATGTGGCTGAAAAAGCTAGAACTTAATGACTCAGGAGAGTATCGTCTTGCGAGCCATGTCCAGGGGAGAAACAAACTACTGAGGAGGATTGTGCTGAAAGTTTTGG gggaAAAATGGAATATGGATGCCAGCCCCACAGACAACAGCAGAAAGGACCagag gactCCTTATGCTGTCGTGGTGCTGATTTCCTTACTGACTACAGCTGCCCTGATCGCTACTGTTACACTCATCATCAGCtacatggggaagaaaagggcAG GAAAAGAGATGGACTTTGACAGACATCCTGCTTTCAGAAAGGGAGTGCTACAG gaaggaagagaaaaatcaagtaaaatGTCAGATGGGGACCACAATGAGAGTACAATATATGCTGCAATAAGGCACCAACCTCAACCCAAACCTGAAGATGTTATGTATGTCAACATACAGCCTTCACCaaaagttttcttccttcaggAACCACCAGAGAGCTCACATCCCTCAGGGCCTGTGGAATATGCTACCCTTATCTTCAAGGACACAACTCCACAATCTGAAATTGAAGAGAGAATAACAGGTCcactgaaagaaagcagcacaaagcCTTCAGCTTATTGA
- the LOC100540438 gene encoding uncharacterized protein LOC100540438 isoform X3, whose protein sequence is MPYITFYCRMGSFPALLLLLVLPGSHMAGEDTQVFLQVQGESFRANCSYDVHKHSHEKKFWCKEQSEKYCPDLSLSFPSEERIGPSRALYHPAELRDSGGGWFSVIMTALRKEDSGTYQCGVWVEMKQVLLQRIQMVVSPKEPVTVFAKKGKSLFLHCSYSVTINIGELQHFIWCKMVSQITCQPVIRGNADQSIVKAGRTEMMNDFSWKMIRMWLKKLELNDSGEYRLASHVQGRNKLLRRIVLKVLASAESSKIEHTEWKQSDLSDLTEKRRRGGEKWNMDASPTDNSRKDQRTPYAVVVLISLLTTAALIATVTLIISYMGKKRAGKEMDFDRHPAFRKGVLQEGREKSSKMSDGDHNESTIYAAIRHQPQPKPEDVMYVNIQPSPKVFFLQEPPESSHPSGPVEYATLIFKDTTPQSEIEERITGPLKESSTKPSAY, encoded by the exons ATGCCATACATCACTTTCTACTGCAGGATGGGAAGttttccagccctgctgctcctgctggtgcTACCAG GATCACACATGGCAGGAGAGGACACGCAAGTGTTTCTGCAAGTACAAGGAGAGTCCTTCAGAGCTAACTGCTCATATGACGTGCACAAGCACTCACATGAGAAGAAATTCTGGTGCAAGGAACAATCAGAAAAATACTGTCCAGACTTATCCTTGAGCTTCCCTTCAGAAGAAAGGATTGGTCCTAGCCGTGCACTGTACCATCCAGCTGAGCTGAGAGACTCTGGAGGCGGCTGGTTTTCTGTAATCATGACAGCACTTCGAAAAGAGGATTCTGGCACATATCAGTGTGGAGTTTGGGTTGAAATGAAGCAAGTTTTGCTGCAAAGAATACAGATGGTGGTTTCACCTAAGG aacCTGTAACAGTATTTGCCAAAAAAGGGAAATCTCTGTTCCTCCACTGCTCCTATTCTGTGACAATCAACATCGGAGaacttcagcattttatttGGTGCAAAATGGTGTCCCAAATTACTTGTCAGCCTGTTATCAGAGGTAACGCTGATCAAAGTATTGTTAAAGCAGGGAGGACTGAAATGATGAATGACTTCTCATGGAAAATGATTAGAATGTGGCTGAAAAAGCTAGAACTTAATGACTCAGGAGAGTATCGTCTTGCGAGCCATGTCCAGGGGAGAAACAAACTACTGAGGAGGATTGTGCTGAAAGTTTTGG CcagtgcagaaagcagcaaaatagAACACACTGAGTGGAAACAATCTGATCTTTCTGACCTGACTGAAAAACGCAGGAGGGGAG gggaAAAATGGAATATGGATGCCAGCCCCACAGACAACAGCAGAAAGGACCagag gactCCTTATGCTGTCGTGGTGCTGATTTCCTTACTGACTACAGCTGCCCTGATCGCTACTGTTACACTCATCATCAGCtacatggggaagaaaagggcAG GAAAAGAGATGGACTTTGACAGACATCCTGCTTTCAGAAAGGGAGTGCTACAG gaaggaagagaaaaatcaagtaaaatGTCAGATGGGGACCACAATGAGAGTACAATATATGCTGCAATAAGGCACCAACCTCAACCCAAACCTGAAGATGTTATGTATGTCAACATACAGCCTTCACCaaaagttttcttccttcaggAACCACCAGAGAGCTCACATCCCTCAGGGCCTGTGGAATATGCTACCCTTATCTTCAAGGACACAACTCCACAATCTGAAATTGAAGAGAGAATAACAGGTCcactgaaagaaagcagcacaaagcCTTCAGCTTATTGA
- the LOC100540438 gene encoding uncharacterized protein LOC100540438 isoform X1 yields the protein MDVSLCKPAETDNSSHSPRGIRSVMQEKVAQEAVITSGINFLLPFKGSHMAGEDTQVFLQVQGESFRANCSYDVHKHSHEKKFWCKEQSEKYCPDLSLSFPSEERIGPSRALYHPAELRDSGGGWFSVIMTALRKEDSGTYQCGVWVEMKQVLLQRIQMVVSPKEPVTVFAKKGKSLFLHCSYSVTINIGELQHFIWCKMVSQITCQPVIRGNADQSIVKAGRTEMMNDFSWKMIRMWLKKLELNDSGEYRLASHVQGRNKLLRRIVLKVLGEKWNMDASPTDNSRKDQRTPYAVVVLISLLTTAALIATVTLIISYMGKKRAGKEMDFDRHPAFRKGVLQEGREKSSKMSDGDHNESTIYAAIRHQPQPKPEDVMYVNIQPSPKVFFLQEPPESSHPSGPVEYATLIFKDTTPQSEIEERITGPLKESSTKPSAY from the exons ATGGATGTTTCTTTATGCAAACCTGCAGAGACAGATAACTCTTCTCACAGTCCCAGAGGTATCAGGAGTGTGATGCAAGAAAAAGTGGCACAGGAAGCTGTGATTACTTCTGGCatcaattttcttcttcctttcaaagGATCACACATGGCAGGAGAGGACACGCAAGTGTTTCTGCAAGTACAAGGAGAGTCCTTCAGAGCTAACTGCTCATATGACGTGCACAAGCACTCACATGAGAAGAAATTCTGGTGCAAGGAACAATCAGAAAAATACTGTCCAGACTTATCCTTGAGCTTCCCTTCAGAAGAAAGGATTGGTCCTAGCCGTGCACTGTACCATCCAGCTGAGCTGAGAGACTCTGGAGGCGGCTGGTTTTCTGTAATCATGACAGCACTTCGAAAAGAGGATTCTGGCACATATCAGTGTGGAGTTTGGGTTGAAATGAAGCAAGTTTTGCTGCAAAGAATACAGATGGTGGTTTCACCTAAGG aacCTGTAACAGTATTTGCCAAAAAAGGGAAATCTCTGTTCCTCCACTGCTCCTATTCTGTGACAATCAACATCGGAGaacttcagcattttatttGGTGCAAAATGGTGTCCCAAATTACTTGTCAGCCTGTTATCAGAGGTAACGCTGATCAAAGTATTGTTAAAGCAGGGAGGACTGAAATGATGAATGACTTCTCATGGAAAATGATTAGAATGTGGCTGAAAAAGCTAGAACTTAATGACTCAGGAGAGTATCGTCTTGCGAGCCATGTCCAGGGGAGAAACAAACTACTGAGGAGGATTGTGCTGAAAGTTTTGG gggaAAAATGGAATATGGATGCCAGCCCCACAGACAACAGCAGAAAGGACCagag gactCCTTATGCTGTCGTGGTGCTGATTTCCTTACTGACTACAGCTGCCCTGATCGCTACTGTTACACTCATCATCAGCtacatggggaagaaaagggcAG GAAAAGAGATGGACTTTGACAGACATCCTGCTTTCAGAAAGGGAGTGCTACAG gaaggaagagaaaaatcaagtaaaatGTCAGATGGGGACCACAATGAGAGTACAATATATGCTGCAATAAGGCACCAACCTCAACCCAAACCTGAAGATGTTATGTATGTCAACATACAGCCTTCACCaaaagttttcttccttcaggAACCACCAGAGAGCTCACATCCCTCAGGGCCTGTGGAATATGCTACCCTTATCTTCAAGGACACAACTCCACAATCTGAAATTGAAGAGAGAATAACAGGTCcactgaaagaaagcagcacaaagcCTTCAGCTTATTGA